CTCGTTGGGGCACTTGTCCGCCGTATCCACGACGCCGTCCTGATCGTTGTCCGGATCGGCGCAGCCGTCCTCGTCCTGGAAGCCGTCCTTGTCCTCGGGCTCGTTCGGGCACTGGTCCTGGCCGTCGGTGAGGCCATCGCCGTCGGTGTCGATGTCGATCACCACGGGCGTGGGCTCCTTCTTGGGCGGGTCCTCCTCGGTCCAGGAGAGGCCACCCAGGATGCGGATGGCGGGCATGCCGTAGCCACGGATGATGCCGCGGCCCACGCCGAGCGTGGCCAGCAGCTTGGGGGTGAAGCGGTACTGGATGGCGCCCTGGAGCTCCAGGGGAAGCTCCTCGCGCTGCGTCCTCGTGGAAGCCCCGAGGCCAGCGGCGCCCGCGAGCGACGCGAGGCCGGTGAAGCGGTGGCTCTGGATTTCGAACGGGATGGCGGCGCCGACTCCGTACGTCAGCTCGGGGCCGACGGAGAGGTTGAGCAGCTCCTGGCGCTCGCGGAGGTTGGCGCCCAGGTTGGCCATCAGGCGCGTGCCACCGCTCAGCGTGTAGTCCGCGGACAGGCGCGGCTGGAGGCCGAGCCCGGCCTGGCCCCGGAAGTCACTGGCACCGCCCGTGGGGAGGATGAGGGGCAGGGCCAGACCGAGCCGCAGACCCTCGCTCTCCAGGAGCATCACCTTGGGAACGAGCCGCAGGTCCCCCAGGCCACCGCCCCACGCCGTGTCCCGGTTGCCGGTGGGCGTGATGGCGGTGACGCTCTGCTGCAGGGCGATGGGCAGGGTGAGGCCGACCTCGAAGCGCTCGCCGAGGCCCACGGCACCGACGAGATCGAAGCCGAGCTGGTTGTCGACGAGCCGCGTGATGAGGGCGTCATTGGCGGGGTTGATGATGACGAGCGGGTCATCCGCGTAGTTGAGGAACAGGCCCGCCCGCCAACGCAGGTGGCCGGGCACGCCAGCGCCGTGCAGGCCCAGCACGTCCTCCTTGCCGGGCGCGGGCTTGAACTGCTGGGCGTCGATGGCGGTGGAGAGCGAGGGCGTCTGGGCCTGGGCCGGAAAGCCCGAGACCAGCACCGCCACCGCACCGAGCGCGGCCACCCCACCGGAGGCGGCGCGCGAGGCCCTCCGGGCCAGGGCACCCGGGCGGCGCGAGAACACCAGCAGCACGAGGGCCGCCCAGAAGCCGAGGGATGGCAGGTTGCCCGGGCCGGTGGCGCCGCAGCCGCTGCCCACCACCTGGAGCTCATTGTCGTCCCAGGCGTTCAGCGGGCTCGTTCCACGCCCGGCCTCCACACCGTCGTTCACGCCGCCACCATCGGTGTCCGGGTTGAGCGGGTCGCTCTCGGTGGAGTCCACCTGGCCGTCGTGGTCGGCATCTTCCTGGCCATCGAGCAGACCATCGTCGTCGCTGTCGGCGTCGAGCGGGTTCGTCTTGCTGCCCGGGTCGGAGTCGGGGACGAAGACGGTCAGGTTCGTGTCGCTGCCCTGGGGCGTGGTGAGGCCCTGCTCGGTGCCGTCCTGGAGGCCATCGTCATCGGTGTCGGCATCGCGCGGGTGGGTCTCGTTGGGATCCACGACGCCGTCGTGGTCCGCGTCCTCCGTGCCGTCGAGCAGGCCGTCGTCGTCGGAGTCGTCATCGAGCGGGTTCGTGCCGCCGGTGTTGACCTCGATACCGTCCAGGATGCCGTCATCGTCGCTGTCGGGGTCGTTCGGATCGGTGCCGATCGCGAGCTCCTCGGCGTCGCCGATGCCGTCGTTGTCGCTATCGCTCGCCACGGAGACCGTCACCGAGTCGGTGTTGTTGCCGGGAGCCGGGTCGGCCGTATCCGAGCCCACGCTCACCGTGGCGTCGATCGAGCTGCCCCCGGTCGTGGGAATCACCCGGAGGGAGAGTGCCGGAGCGCCGCCGGGAGGCTGGCTCGGCAGGGTGCAGGTGACGACACCCGCGGCCTCGGCGCAGCTCCAGCCAGTGCCCGTGCCGCTGACGAAGGTGGAGCCCGCGGGAACGGGGAAGGTGACCACCACGTTGGACGCGGTGCTCGGGCCGGCGTTGGTCACATCAACGGAGTAGGTGAAGGGGACGCCTTCGACGGCGGGCTCGGTCTGCTCCGTGAGCGTCACGGAGAGGTCCGCCTGGGGGAACGCCAGCGTGTCGCTGTCGCTGGCCGAGTTGTTCTCGGGCGCGAAGTCGCTCACGTCCGCCGGGACGCCGATGGAGCCCGTCACCACCAGCGTGCCCGTGGCCGAGGGCGACACAGCCGCGTTGAGCGCATACGTGAGCGAGCCACCGGGAGGCAGGGTGACGTTCGTGGAGAGGGCACCCGTGCCGCTGGCGGCAGGGCAGGTGGCCCCTCCGGAAGCGGTGCACGTCCACTCCAGACCCGTCACCCCCGTGGGCACCGGCAGGGAGATGGGCGCATTGGCCGCCGTCAGCGGGCCGGTGTTGGAGACGGTGAAGGTGTAGGGCACGGTCGTGCCCGGCACCGAGGTCGTCACCCCATTGGTGAGGGTGGCCGTCAGGTCGACCGGGGCGCAGGCCGACAGCGGAAGGGCGTCCAGCGACAGGGTGCCCGTCTCGCCCGTGGCCCCGAGGGTGGCGCCGTTGACGGGGAACTCGGTCACCGCGCTCGACGAGGTGGTGCCGCTCGCTCCACCCAGGACGGAGGTCGTCACGCCGCCACCCGACACCGCGATGAAGCCGCCACCGCCACCGCCGCCCGGGCCCTCGGCCTCGGCGGTGGTGATGAGCTGGTCACCGCCCTTGCCACCGTTGGCTTCCAGGGAGATGCCGCCGAGGCTGCTGCTGACGATGAGCACCGTGCCGCCACCGCCGCCGCCACCGGGCGCGTCGTTGTGGGTGTTGATGGTGCTACCCGCGACAGCACCGTTGGCGCGGATGTGGCCCGTGCCGGTGACGGTGTTGGAGATGAGGAAGACGAGGCCACCGCCGTTGGCGCCCGGCGCCGACGCGTTGTTGTTGCCATCTCCCGCGCCACCACCGCCGCCGAGGAAGAGGCGCTCGGAGGGTTTCTGGGTGAGCGGGCGTCCACCGTACCCGCCCACGGGCTGGCGGTTGTTGCCACCCCACAGGGCATTGCCCGGGGCCACGGTGAGCGCGTCCTGGTTGCTGGAGGAGTAGGTGTAGCCCCCGCGCCCGCCGCCCGATGAGTCGGTCCGCGCATTGCCATTGGCGATGTAGGCCGGGTCGAGCGCCCAGGCGGCGGCTCCGGTGACGCCGGCGCTCATGACGCCCTGGCCGCTCCATGCCTTTCCATTGAAGCCGTTGGCCCCACCGCCGCCGCCCGCGTTGTGCCCGTTGCCACCACCGCCGCCGTTGGCCGGCGCGCCTCGTCCGAAGCGCCCACCCAGGGTGGAGTAGGTGGCCGCGTTGCCGGCGATGCTCTCGCCCTTCTCGCCACCGGCCGTGGAGCTGCTGGAGGTGAAGATGGAGACCAGGGTCGCGGCGTCACTCGAATCAGGATCCAGGGCGCCGCCGCGGAAGCCCTGGCCGCTGGCGCTGATGTCACCGATGAGGGTGGTGGTGTCCTGCACGTGGAGCACCACCATGCCGCCGCGCGCTCCATTCCACGGCATCGCGGTGATGGAGGCCGCATCCGCCACGGTGAGGCGGGTGAGCTGGGGCACACGCACCACCTGCGTGTGTCCCGCCGCGCTGTAGCTGTTGCGCAGGCCGGCGCACGCCAGGCGCAGGGTGTTGCCAGACACCGAGCCCACGTAGGCGAACTCGTACTGCCCGGCGCCCCGGGGGTCCGTCACGGTGCCGTAGCTCGCCGTGTCCGAGGTGTCTATCGCCGCGCCCTGCATCTGGACGATGAGCACCAGGTCGCCCGCGGCCAGGGGACCGAAGCGCGTGCTGCCGAGGTCCGCGGCATTGACCAGCTCGAGCGAGGTGGCGCCCGCGCTCACGTCGGTCGCGACGGCGGCGTACTGGTTGAGCACCGTGTTGGCGGTGGTGACCGTCAGCTCACCGTCGTCGCCAAAGAGGGAGGCCTCCTGGTGCGAGGTGGACGGAGCAGGGGAGGACGGCAAGTCGGTCTGGCCGCAGCCGGCGGCCAGCAGACCGCAGAGCAGCGCAAGCCACGAGCGTGGCCTGGAGAGCGGATTCAGGGACATGGGGAGGGTTCTGGTTGATGCGCTTCCGGTAGAAGCAGGTTCACCGCGCGTATTGCATGCGGCGGGCCATCTCTGTCCAGGAGAAACCGGGGGCGCGGAGTTCACCGGGATGCACTCAACGCGCCCTATGTCCGTTCTGACACGTCAACGGGGATGCCTGACACGTCAACGGGACACGTCAACGGAGCCGCTGCCTCGCTCAGGGCCTGGCGAGGCCGATACGGACCTCGGTGTCCACCTGCAGCTCGTCGGCGGCGTCTGCGCCCTCGCCCTGCTCACCGAACGTCACGGCCGTCTTCTGCAACGCCTCACCTTGCTCGGGGGTGATCGCGCGCATGTCGAGATTCCACGTGCCCGTCTCGGAGGACTTGAATGACTTGACCGTCGCGGAGTAGCCCTCGGGCATGGCCTCCGTCGTGACCTCCGGGTTCGCGACGAGCTCCTCCAGCTCCATGGAGACCTTGACCTTGTCCCCGTTACGGGATTCGAGCCTGTAGGTCGCACTCTGCAGCAGGTCCATGCCGGAGCCCGGCGTCCGGGTGAGCACCTGCCACGTGGCTCCGATGCCGATGGGCTCGTCAGGCAACGGAGTGGTGACCTCCGCCCAGAGTGTCTCGGCGAGGTCATGGAGTGTCGCCTCGTCCTCCGGATCGGGGTCCTCCGGCAACGCATACTCCACCTGGCTGATGTATCCCTTGGGACTCATCACGAAGCTCACACTCAGCCCCTTCATCTGGGCCAGGTCGGGGTCCACCTCGTTCTCGATCTTCTCATCCTCCAGGCTGCCGTTCGTGTTGTCGCCCTTGGCGTCGAGATGCGCCAGCCTGGCCTTGATCTTCCACTCCGCGCCGGTCTGCTCGAGCGGCGTGAGATCGAGTAACACCTCCAGGCTGGGCAACTTGAGCTGGGGGGCGGTGTGCTCGGCATGGCGCAGGCTCCGGGTCATGTTGAAGCTCATCCGGAGCTGTTCGGTTCTACCCGTGGCGAGCGTGTAGCTGATGTCACTCCTCGGCTGCGCGCCTGCGTCGAGCAGCTTGACGACCTGCTTGAGCGCATTCTCCTGGGAGATGGGCAGGAGCTTGTCGGCCTCTCCCGCCTGGAGCACACCATTCGGTGTGGAAGGCAGCGCGATCCCTTCATGGCTGGAGGAGGGGGCCATCTGCTGGGGCTGTGCGGTCCGGCAGGCGGAGGCGGACAGGGCGAGCAGCAGGAGCAGCGGAAGTCGAGCGCGTGGCATGGGATTCCTCGTCAGGGTGGAGCGCGGCCCCTACTTCCACGGGAGCACGGAGAACTCGTACGCCGGCAAGCCGTGCTCCTCGCACACGAGACGGCCTTTTCCCTCGTCGAACTGATAACCCTTCTCGCCCTTCTGGAGCGCGTAGCGCAGGGTCGTGGACTTCCCCCCGAACCACCCCAGCACGGAGTTGAGCGTCGAGGAGCCTGAGTAGGCCGCGAGGTAGATGGGATCGATGACGCGCCGCTTTCCATCGATGCTCGGCAGTTGGCTGTCCGTGGGGGCCAGCGGCATTCCGAGGAAGGCCGCGATGGGGTTGCGGTAGGTCGTCAGACGCCAGCGGCCTCCTCCATTCTCGCCGGGGCCGTAGCAGAACTCGGAGTTGCCGTAGCAGGCCCGCCGCAGCTCGGTGGGGATGTACTGGAGGGCAGCGAAGTACCGGGCCCGGTTGTTCTCGAGGCCACGGTAGGTCGCGTCGAGCCGGGTGACGCCGCCAGCCTTCATCACGGAATAGGCGTCGAGCAACGAGCGGAGCCCCACCTGCACCGCCTCCGAGGAGTTCTTGAAGAGCTCCGCGCTATAGGGGGGACCCGGATCCACATCGGGCTGCTCGGGATTGCGGCGTCCGAAGAGCCGGGAGTCGCCGTAGATGTAGAACTCGGTCCCCGCGAGGGTGCGGCCCTGCGCTCCGTTCTTGTTGAACGAGGAGTGCCCGGACTCCTCCCACTTCGCCCACAAGGCATAGGGTTTCTTCAACTTCATGGACGTCAACTTGACGGACGTCGGGGCCCAGCTGGAGCTGGGTGCGTCGAGCTCCTCCTTGCCGCTGGCGATGTCTCCGAGGACTCCCAGCTCGGCCACCCGCGTCCCCCAGACGCGCAGGGGGTTCTGCTCGTACCCCGGCACCCCGCTCCAGATCTCCTGGGTGGAGGCCTTGCGGTTCACCACCATGTGGCCCGGCGAGAAGAGGTCGGTGATGCTGTGCAGCCCGTTGGCCTCGTAGTGAATGGCCTTCCACAGGGAGGTCGGGTCGTTGTTCTTCACCGCCAGCATCGCGTGGCGGAGCGCCAGCCGGTGCATGGCGACGTACCAGGACACCGCTACATCCGAGAAGTGCCAGTCGTTGACACCGGCCAGGCGCATCATCTCATCGCCCCACCAGCCGAACTTGTCCGACTGGGGTTGCGAGTCTTTTTCGTAAGGCTCCCAGCCGGTCGCGGAGTTGCCCAGCAGATCGATGGGGGGCGTCACGCCGTGCGCGAAGGAGCGGAGGTAGCCGTGAACGGTCTTCGCGGTGTCATCAGGAAGGACGTTGTCGGTGAGCAGACAATCGTGCCGCTTCTCGTCGCAGGTGACCGCCTTGCGATAATCACCGTAGAGGGCGACCAGATCGCCAAACGTGAAGTACGTCCCCTTCTTGCCATCCGCGGTGCCCACCCAGACGACCAGGGGCTCGAGGGACTTCAGCGTCGTGTCGTCCTGCCGCGGGATGTAGAGGGTCTTGTTGAAGTCCTGGTCCTTGTCCTGACCCAGAGGTGTCGTGACGCTGTGGAGCCCCTGGGCTTGCGTCTTGTACTTCCGGTTCTCCTCGAGCCCCCAGGACTTGTAGCAGCGCTGCCATTCGTACGTCACCAGCTCGGGCTGCTGACCCGGGATGAAGCCGGACCCCTCGCTCTCGCAGTTCGACGGCGGACCGACGGTGGCGTCGTAGCTCTTCAGCAGCGGAACCTGGCTCCGGGTCCTGTTCAGATTGCCAAAGACCCCGCAGCCCCACCTCCCGTTCTGGACGGGTGCTCCGGCGCGCTGGAGGGACTCGCAGGTGGCGGCCACGGCGGCGCCCTTGTCACCAATGAGCTTGTGCTCCTCCGAGTTGTAGGCAAGGGCAGGCACGCCCAGACACACGATCACGAGCGACGCGGTCCACCGCATAGCGGGAAGCTCCTGGCGACGGCGGCGCGAGAGAACAAAGGCCGTCGGCAATGGCTCGGAACGCTAGGGGGCGTTGCAATGGAGTGTCAAATGCCGGCGGCGCTCCAGGCCGGCCGCCACCCTGGACCGCGTGCGGGGTGCCGCTTCTTTCGCGGCGGGTGCGGCTTCCACGTCATCGGAGTGACCGCTCAGCCTCTTCTCGCGACCGCTCACCCGGGCTCCCCCGGATCCTTGACCGCCGGTCCGTAGTCTGCGCTCCGTCATCTCCCAGGGAGGAAGCGGATGGATGCGAGGCCTGTCAGACAGCCGGACCCGATGCAGGTGGCCCCGGTGCTGCCCCCAGCGCGCGAGGGCACTCCGGTCCCGCGCACGGTGCTGTTGGTGAATCCTTTCTATCCCAAGGACGTGAACGCGAGCTTCGGCAAGCACGTGCTCACGCCCACGCTCGCGCTCACCAGCCTCGCCGGAGCCACGCCACCCGAGTGGCGCGTGCGTTACTGGGACGAAAACCTGCTGCAAGGCGCCCCACCCATGGAGGAGGTGCCGCGGGTGGTGGGCATCACCGTGCACCTCACCTTCGCCCAGCGCGCCTATGCGCTGGCCGCCTGGTTCAAGGCACACGGCTGCATCGTGGTGCTGGGGGGCCTGCACGCCCTGTCCTGTCCGGACGAGGTCCAGGCGCACGCGGACGCCATCTGCGTGGGCAACGGCGTGCCCGTCTGGCCGCGGATTCTACGGGACATCGAGCGCGGGGAGCTCCAGCCCCGCTACAGCGCCGAGTACCGCGACTACGCCGCCGACCCTCCGCCGGACCGGAGCATCCTGCCGGACTACGGTTTTCTCACCCCCGCCTCGCTCATCGCCACGCAGGGCTGCCACAACCGGTGTGACTTCTGCTACCTGGCCACGGGCGACACGCGCATCAAGTACCAGATGCGCACCCCGGCCCAGGTGGCCGAGGACTTCCGTTCCACGGGCGCGCCCTATGGCGTCTTCGTGGACAACAACCTCGGCTCGAGCCGCCGCTACCTGCGCGAGCTGTGTCAGGCCCTGGCCCCGCTGGAGAAGATCTGGAGCGCCGCCGTCACCCTGGATGTGACAGACGATCCTTCCCTGGTACGGGAGATGGCGCTCGCCGGGTGCACGGGCGTCTTCATCGGCTTCGAGAGCCTGACCGACGACAACCTCCGCGCGGCGGGAAAGAAGAGCCCGCGTGCCGAGGATTACGCCCAGCGCGTGGAGCTCTTCCACCGCAATGGCATCCAGGTGAATGGCAGCTTCGTGCTGGGCTTCGACCATGATCGGCCGGAGGTCTTCGAGAACCTGGCGCGCTGGATAGAAGACACCCGCATGGAGTGCGCCACCTTCCACATCCTCACGCCCTATCCGAACACGCCGCTGTTCCGCCGCATGGAGGCCGAGGGGCGGCTGCTGCACCAGGACTGGTCTCTCTACGACACGGCGCACTGTGTCTTCCGCCCCAAGCACATGAGCCCCCAGGAGCTGGAGGCCGGCTATGCGTGGATCTACCGGCGGCTCTTCTCGCTCTCCTCCATCTGGGCGCGCAGGCCCCGGCAGGCCAGCGCCGTGCTGCCGTACCTGGCGATGGCGCTGCTCTACAAGCGCAGCAACTTCCTGTGGCGCTTCCTCATCCGCCACCGCCTCACGCACAAGGTGTGGTCACCGCTGGTGCACCTCACCCGCCTGCGCCACCTGCGCTACCGCCGGCGGCTGGCGCGCGAAGGCTCGCTGCCAGGGCACATGGTGTCCCCCATCCGCCCCAGCGTGTAGCGCTCCCATTCATCGGCCCCCGTGGCCAGGCCTACAGCTCCACCTGGGTGCCCAGCTCCACGACGCGGTTGGGCGGGATGCGGAAGAAGGCGGTGGCCGAGCGGGCATTGCGGCTCATGGCGACGAAGAGGGCCTCGCGCCAGCGCGCCATGCCCGGCTTCTTGGTGACGATGATCGTCTCGCGCCCCAGGAAGAACGTCGTCCCCATGAGGTTGAACTGCAGGCCCTTCTCGCGCACCCGCTTGAGGATGTCCGGGATGCTCGGGTCCTCCATGAAGCCATAGCGCGCGTACACGCGCTTGAGGCCCAGCTCGTGCGGCTCCAGGGACTCCACCGTCACGCGCTCCTCGGGCGGCACGTGGGGCACGTCCGCGCCCTGGATGGTGAGGAGCACCGTCTGCTCGTGCAGCACCTTGTTGTGCTTGAGGTTGTGCAGCAGCGCGCTGGGAGCCACCTCCGCGTTGCTCGTCATGAAGATGGCCGTGCCGGGCACGCGCACCGGCGGGTGCTCGCCGAAGCTCGACAGCAGATCCTTGAGCGAGAAGGCCGTGGCGCGCAGCCGCTCGCCCACCAGCTCCCGGCCCCGCTTCCACGTCGTCATCAGGGTGAAGATGATGAGGCCGAGCGTGAGCGGGAACCAGCCGCCATCGGGAACCTTCACCGCGTTGGCGCCCAGGAAGGACAGATCAATGGCCAGGAAGAGCCCCGTCACCGGCAGCGCCACCGCGCGCCTCA
The sequence above is drawn from the Archangium gephyra genome and encodes:
- a CDS encoding OmpA family protein; translation: MSLNPLSRPRSWLALLCGLLAAGCGQTDLPSSPAPSTSHQEASLFGDDGELTVTTANTVLNQYAAVATDVSAGATSLELVNAADLGSTRFGPLAAGDLVLIVQMQGAAIDTSDTASYGTVTDPRGAGQYEFAYVGSVSGNTLRLACAGLRNSYSAAGHTQVVRVPQLTRLTVADAASITAMPWNGARGGMVVLHVQDTTTLIGDISASGQGFRGGALDPDSSDAATLVSIFTSSSSTAGGEKGESIAGNAATYSTLGGRFGRGAPANGGGGGNGHNAGGGGGANGFNGKAWSGQGVMSAGVTGAAAWALDPAYIANGNARTDSSGGGRGGYTYSSSNQDALTVAPGNALWGGNNRQPVGGYGGRPLTQKPSERLFLGGGGGAGDGNNNASAPGANGGGLVFLISNTVTGTGHIRANGAVAGSTINTHNDAPGGGGGGGTVLIVSSSLGGISLEANGGKGGDQLITTAEAEGPGGGGGGGFIAVSGGGVTTSVLGGASGTTSSSAVTEFPVNGATLGATGETGTLSLDALPLSACAPVDLTATLTNGVTTSVPGTTVPYTFTVSNTGPLTAANAPISLPVPTGVTGLEWTCTASGGATCPAASGTGALSTNVTLPPGGSLTYALNAAVSPSATGTLVVTGSIGVPADVSDFAPENNSASDSDTLAFPQADLSVTLTEQTEPAVEGVPFTYSVDVTNAGPSTASNVVVTFPVPAGSTFVSGTGTGWSCAEAAGVVTCTLPSQPPGGAPALSLRVIPTTGGSSIDATVSVGSDTADPAPGNNTDSVTVSVASDSDNDGIGDAEELAIGTDPNDPDSDDDGILDGIEVNTGGTNPLDDDSDDDGLLDGTEDADHDGVVDPNETHPRDADTDDDGLQDGTEQGLTTPQGSDTNLTVFVPDSDPGSKTNPLDADSDDDGLLDGQEDADHDGQVDSTESDPLNPDTDGGGVNDGVEAGRGTSPLNAWDDNELQVVGSGCGATGPGNLPSLGFWAALVLLVFSRRPGALARRASRAASGGVAALGAVAVLVSGFPAQAQTPSLSTAIDAQQFKPAPGKEDVLGLHGAGVPGHLRWRAGLFLNYADDPLVIINPANDALITRLVDNQLGFDLVGAVGLGERFEVGLTLPIALQQSVTAITPTGNRDTAWGGGLGDLRLVPKVMLLESEGLRLGLALPLILPTGGASDFRGQAGLGLQPRLSADYTLSGGTRLMANLGANLRERQELLNLSVGPELTYGVGAAIPFEIQSHRFTGLASLAGAAGLGASTRTQREELPLELQGAIQYRFTPKLLATLGVGRGIIRGYGMPAIRILGGLSWTEEDPPKKEPTPVVIDIDTDGDGLTDGQDQCPNEPEDKDGFQDEDGCADPDNDQDGVVDTADKCPNEPEDKDGFQDEDGCPDPDNDEDGLTDGQDKCPLKPEDKDGFQDEDGCPDPDNDRDGIADGQDKCPNEAEVINGTNDEDGCPDEGKGKVQVTAGKILILEKVYFATNKDVVLPRSFPLLQQVAAVLRANPQLTKVRIEGHTDSQGNDASNLDLSQRRANSVRRFLVEQGIAAERLEAVGYGETKPVDTNKTAAGRENNRRVEFTILETAEEAK
- a CDS encoding B12-binding domain-containing radical SAM protein; protein product: MDARPVRQPDPMQVAPVLPPAREGTPVPRTVLLVNPFYPKDVNASFGKHVLTPTLALTSLAGATPPEWRVRYWDENLLQGAPPMEEVPRVVGITVHLTFAQRAYALAAWFKAHGCIVVLGGLHALSCPDEVQAHADAICVGNGVPVWPRILRDIERGELQPRYSAEYRDYAADPPPDRSILPDYGFLTPASLIATQGCHNRCDFCYLATGDTRIKYQMRTPAQVAEDFRSTGAPYGVFVDNNLGSSRRYLRELCQALAPLEKIWSAAVTLDVTDDPSLVREMALAGCTGVFIGFESLTDDNLRAAGKKSPRAEDYAQRVELFHRNGIQVNGSFVLGFDHDRPEVFENLARWIEDTRMECATFHILTPYPNTPLFRRMEAEGRLLHQDWSLYDTAHCVFRPKHMSPQELEAGYAWIYRRLFSLSSIWARRPRQASAVLPYLAMALLYKRSNFLWRFLIRHRLTHKVWSPLVHLTRLRHLRYRRRLAREGSLPGHMVSPIRPSV